The Arctopsyche grandis isolate Sample6627 chromosome 12, ASM5162203v2, whole genome shotgun sequence genome includes the window catacatatGAGAGAAAGCAGGGGTGATTAGCTACACATAAACCCTTCGTTAAATTAACAAAGTCACGACGAGAATTTCAAGTCGAGAATACGTGGGAAGCACGCGAACGTTCAGTTATTTTAACCCTTATCGTACCGGGTTGTAAAGCTGAAACGAGCGCATTGAAACTGCCGTTTGATTACGCTCTACTTTGATTATGTTGGGTACACATATTTTTTCCCCGTCATAAATGACGGGTAGTGTATTGTAGTTaggaacatacatataaggcGATCGGATTACGCGAGCGATTAAGTTTATTTATCAATGGAAATTGCACACCGTAAATCCAAGATAATCATTCTGATAAAATCGTATTCAGTTCACTCGTACGTATTGAAAAGCTTTCAGTCGAATATTTTCAGATTTTATTCAATACAAAAGCGagatatatttctatatatttgtAAGTTTGAAAGGACTGGCAATATTCATTCATTCACTCATTGTTATGTCCAATGTTTTATTTATCGTATTTCTTGCGTAATAATTGAATCATGCCTACAatgaatacaatattatacagatgcgctatgggaggaaaagcttgttcctcttgttcctgttgtatcctgctcgcgcaaattaagtgagtatgtacgacgggggggagagacccttttttatctttcgacttaagatctttcgattttcgatctttgccttccgatatttgcgtttttgggcgtttcactctcggtcccgtgaggtagaccctctATTTCGGTGGGTTCGGTGTATATTGCCCACAAAGCACTCGCCcgaaagtcactaaaatctctataaccgaacatctggcagctgaaaagtccatcatactaacgatagctatcatactaacgagaattccagtgccaaatattccgtattcgcgattttcatggcaaaaattgtcttttggccGATCGCCATGtgagtaataatccaattaccatttttGTGTCGGAAAACATTTCTAATGCGCAAAATCTGGTTCCAAATTAACAatcttgatacttttttttgttACCAATTGATGACAATACAATAATTTACTgtcaattaacttaattcagaccagtggcggctcgtccatatgggttGCGGGGCTGTAGTCCACCCAGTACAGTAAAAATTCAGGCTATTTTTTTCGTGAACATGGGCTGCGGATtgcagcctcccagtatagtacataagcatgctatttttgttttcattcgaccACTGGTTTGGTTAatgagctactacagcctgattaATCTATGCAGCCCCCccactatgaattctcacgagccgctactaATTCAGACCAcgctttttaaccctttgaatgctgaccaacgctgatcggcgttttcCCAACAAGTCTACGAGCCTGAAATGCGTTGATaggcattacattttaacaaactataaagaagatggaactagttttggaaaaatatattcattaatagacttcttttgtttattttatattgttgcaagatatattagagagtctaaacacacttaggtggtagttatctagggtttgtttggatacaattactataatttttatacctgctttctattggatttctaaataattctatttgtaaatttttgtgaaattttcagcgtggaagACTTTGAACAGAGAAGACGTTAATAATTAATCAGATTATTCGGATATGAGCAGAAAAAGCAATGAGCCTTTTCCAGTGGCGGttcatatgggctgcggggctgcaggcccccccagtacagtacaaatgcatgctgtTTTTGTCGTTTACATAGGCTGCGgcctgcagacctcccagtatagtacatatgcatggtatttttgttttcattcaatCACCGGTTTGggtaacgagctactacagtcGGATTTATCTCTGCAGCCACACCACTATGAGTtttcacgagccgctactggcCTTTTCTTTATCAATCAGAATCCAACAAGTTTATCGTTTGCACTGACTTTTACAAGGCAGTCGTTCGTTTTCAATACGcctacaatttatttataaaaatatgataaagagCACTGATTCCgtacccggataatcgaggttgtACTGTTATATAGATTACATTGCATTGATcgagaaaatatatatttatttattgaacaaaaaaacaacagacaacagatgtagaaatgatTCGGTGATTATATCCTAAATGTGAATCGTtaacaggataaccgccgctacgaaaattacTCGCATGGATCTCCTGTAGCTCGAAAATTCATCGCACAaaaaaattgccgtacagaaaactgtccacatattgatcaaaattgcccaaatctcgtaaaaaaaaagcatttgctgaCCAATATTTCAGCAGTTTTCTATAAGGTAATTTTCGAGCAATTTTTGTAGCGGCGGTTATTCTGGTAGAGATTCACATTTGAGATGTAGCCCGTTTACCCAAAAATATAGATCAGTAAAgtggacttttcttgccaacggaCAAATGCCTGGATTTTCCAGGAGAAAATTGTGTTTGGCAACACTAATTTTGACATTCAACAATCTAGAAACCCCACTCGAGTCCGTTACCAGCGCCACTTTCGCGTCAGACTGGGAAGACCCTCGACTAGATACGTCTTAAATGTCTACATCTAGGAATCCATTGTCCACTATCCACTCTCCAGGAGTTTGTGCTTCTTCTTCCCAAGtagcgatggagtgcagactttgtctctgctctgctccagcaggatccttcgtctccatccacGACGACCCTCATCCACCGCGTTTGGcgcaacgcatttggacctgctgtcagctgcgggtTAGTCACGTTACGCTTGAACCACTGCTATTGTTAATTCGCTACTCCTCGTTATCGTCAATACCTTCCACATTTGCAGGTAAGGAAAGGTGACCATCTGCCAGATATGATATGCCTTTCTTGTGTCAGCAATCTGGAATTTTTCGAGAGCTTTCGAAACGCTTGTTTTCGGAATGACACAAAGTCGAGGGTGGAATTAGGCAAGTATGTGAAAGTCAAACCGGAAGAGGTTttgctggaagatttaatatgggaagatgAGTTGGGTGCTGATTGGCCATCCAACATTTCTAGCTCACCAGACGACGGCGAGGTAAGTAAATCAAGATCTTTAGATTGATTCTTAGAGAAACATTCACTTAATCGAAAGTAAAAATTCATATGTAAAATGACATCTAATCACACTATAAATATGTTCACATgttcaattgaataaatttcggtttattttttagatCCCTGGAAGAAAAAACACTTTGGGAGATAATATGGCAGCAATAATAGATGCCAACAGACACATTCTAGCGGAAGAATTACCATTTCGAAAAACTTTAGATAAGATGTGCTCAACAAATTCTGAATTGGACCGTAAAACAGATTTCCAATACAAATCGTTGACTCGTAAAAACAATCTAGTGACACAGAAAAACTCACCCACTCAAAGAGAGCTGCATGATTGTGACACttgttcaaaatcttttaaCAGTAAAGATGATCTAAGTGTACACTTGAGGGTTCATAGTGGGGCaaagccacataaatgtgacgtttgtttcaaatcattgcTTTCGAAATCTAAACTCCGTGTAcacatgggtattcatactgggttaaAGTCACAcacatgtgacatttgtttaaaatcattccttagaaaaGGTGAACTCAATGTACATATGCGTAGGCATACTGgagtaaagccatacaaatgtgaaatttgtttaaaatcatttcttaGAATATCACAACTCAATGTACATATGCGTATTCATAATGGAgtaaagtcacacaaatgtgacatttgtttaaaatcattccttagaaaaGGTGAACTCAATGTACATGTGCGTATGCATCTTGGAGTaaagccacataaatgtgacatttgtttaaaatcatttcttaGAAAATCACACCTCAATTCACACATGGAAATTCATACCGGGGTgaagtcacacaaatgtgacatttgtttgaagTCATTCCTTAGAAAATCACAACTCAAAGTACATATGGATATTCATACTggagtaaagccacacaaatgtgacatttgtttaaaatcattccttagaaaaCGTGAACTCAATTCACATATGGTtactcatactggggaaaagtcATACAAATGCgacatatgtttaaaatcatattctcaAAAACAAAGTCTTGTTGCACATATGAGTATTCATACTAGAGTAAgggcacacaaatgtgatatttgtttaaaatcattccttagaaaaAATCTACTCAATTCACATGTGGTTATTCATACTGaggtaaagccatacaaatgtgacatttgttcaaaaacatattcTCTGAAACGatatcttagtgcacatatgggTATCCATACTGGGgcaaagccacacaaatgttacatttgcttaaaatcattccaTAGAAAATCACACATCAATTTTCACATGGTtactcatactgggataaaaccacacaaatgtgacatttgtttaaaatccttCCTTAAAAAAAGAGAACTAAATTCACATATgtttattcatactggggtaagtccacacaaatgtgacatttgttcaaaaatatttactgCGAAACgaaatcttagtgcacatatatataaaattcataatggGGTAATGTtacaaaaatagaaatattttacaggtcttttcgtaaaaaaaagtatttgcgGGCAGTTTTCTTGCGACCAACTTTCCTGTGCGATCAATTTTCGTGCTACGGGTTATCCACGCGAGCGGCTATCctgttagcgattcacatttgacaAGTAACCCGTTTACCGATTTTTTGATACtcgtgtaggcggggtaggaagtgttgaccgtatcccagcctaacgaaacactgttgtgcttgttttaggttgttttattgtttgcctaatcattgtacaagtgtattagaattgtggcggctcgcttatacgacatggtcgagtttggttgccttcctgcgagtggggaccaacccggctgggttcggagagctactactcactctgtcttcagctgtcatataataaacacgtgcattaacatgccagtcgtctcattcgttcatcctccatactggtgacccccgacatcgagccacgcagcctcgatcaatttcaacatgccgctcatcccatgccgctcatccctgcctcgccgagtcaggcgggagaagctacccgccgcgcccccatcgccatcaacacgcgtcgcggcccgcgggtgacaataaacgagcagacacggctacctacctacctacctacctaccgacgtccagccacaacgtcgacgacaggtgcttttaaaaaatgggggagcgaatgagacgacgatcttgacagctggatgtggagtcatgcgcgatccactacacatagaacggtcatccagcaccacaagacatacaccacctcagcaccatcatcatcatcatcatcatcatcaaggccccgtccgtccccacgagcgtcgtcacgccgagacgggcggtagcgctacaacacctccacgagc containing:
- the LOC143919656 gene encoding uncharacterized protein LOC143919656; this encodes MSTSRNPLSTIHSPGVCASSSQVAMECRLCLCSAPAGSFVSIHDDPHPPRLAQRIWTCCQLRVRKGDHLPDMICLSCVSNLEFFESFRNACFRNDTKSRVELGKYVKVKPEEVLLEDLIWEDELGADWPSNISSSPDDGEIPGRKNTLGDNMAAIIDANRHILAEELPFRKTLDKMCSTNSELDRKTDFQYKSLTRKNNLVTQKNSPTQRELHDCDTCSKSFNSKDDLSVHLRVHSGAKPHKCDVCFKSLLSKSKLRVHMGIHTGLKSHTCDICLKSFLRKGELNVHMRRHTGVKPYKCEICLKSFLRISQLNVHMRIHNGVKSHKCDICLKSFLRKGELNVHVRMHLGVKPHKCDICLKSFLRKSHLNSHMEIHTGVKSHKCDICLKSFLRKSQLKVHMDIHTGVKPHKCDICLKSFLRKRELNSHMVTHTGEKSYKCDICLKSYSQKQSLVAHMSIHTRVRAHKCDICLKSFLRKNLLNSHVVIHTEVKPYKCDICSKTYSLKRYLSAHMGIHTGAKPHKCYICLKSFHRKSHINFHMVTHTGIKPHKCDICLKSFLKKRELNSHMFIHTGVSPHKCDICSKIFTAKRNLSAHIYKIHNGVMLQK